In one window of Fictibacillus phosphorivorans DNA:
- a CDS encoding tetratricopeptide repeat protein yields MNEIQDAIRLVEHGDVEKGMSLLDKIKQTAQDPEKFEIAEIYLNWGHTSEAMKLFNELLEKYPGDGELLVSMAECCLDEGMDEKAIEYLDQVSEEDDEYLRALILQADLYESLGLTEVAERKLTEAHQKDQKHPVLAYALGDFYLRQGKFDSSLPLLKVAIDEKAEIEDVTLRYAEALSRAGKFEESLPYYRKGLDHHKDLYSLFGHGVTAFKAGEFKEAIASLEELKDMDPDYTTLYSVLSESYEEEGALTEAYDVITEGLKRDEHNENIYLQAARLAYKLHNPDQGEQWVKQALELNPTLIEPLLRLGDQYIREERFEDILSLYKSLAETKEEIPLMYWHLATANKETEDYSEAAKWYEKASLLFTEDPVFLEEYAYFLIEEGEQKKAKIILQNLLSENPERDDIEDVLNRLEDF; encoded by the coding sequence GTGAACGAAATCCAAGATGCAATCAGGCTTGTTGAACATGGTGATGTTGAAAAAGGAATGTCACTATTAGATAAAATAAAACAAACAGCTCAAGACCCAGAAAAGTTTGAGATCGCAGAAATCTACTTGAACTGGGGCCACACATCAGAAGCAATGAAACTTTTTAATGAGTTGCTTGAAAAGTATCCTGGAGACGGAGAACTACTCGTATCCATGGCAGAGTGCTGTTTAGATGAAGGAATGGATGAAAAAGCGATTGAGTATTTAGATCAAGTAAGTGAAGAAGATGATGAATATTTAAGAGCACTTATTCTTCAAGCAGACCTGTATGAAAGTCTTGGACTAACAGAGGTGGCAGAACGTAAGCTTACAGAAGCGCACCAAAAGGACCAGAAGCATCCTGTACTCGCTTATGCTTTAGGTGATTTTTATTTAAGACAAGGGAAATTTGATTCAAGTTTGCCACTATTAAAAGTAGCGATCGACGAAAAAGCTGAAATCGAAGATGTTACATTAAGATATGCCGAAGCATTAAGCAGAGCCGGTAAGTTTGAAGAATCACTTCCATACTACAGAAAAGGTCTGGATCACCATAAAGATCTATACAGTTTATTTGGTCACGGGGTAACTGCTTTTAAAGCAGGTGAGTTTAAAGAAGCGATCGCAAGCCTTGAAGAACTAAAAGACATGGATCCTGATTATACGACCCTCTATAGCGTGCTATCTGAATCCTATGAAGAAGAAGGAGCTTTAACAGAGGCATATGACGTAATCACTGAAGGATTAAAAAGAGATGAACATAACGAAAACATCTATCTTCAGGCTGCAAGGTTAGCTTATAAACTGCACAATCCTGATCAAGGTGAACAGTGGGTGAAACAAGCACTAGAACTCAATCCAACTCTTATCGAACCACTACTACGTTTAGGAGATCAGTACATTCGTGAAGAAAGATTTGAAGATATACTCAGTCTCTACAAGTCACTTGCAGAAACGAAAGAAGAGATTCCGCTCATGTACTGGCATCTAGCTACAGCAAATAAAGAAACCGAAGATTATAGTGAGGCTGCAAAATGGTATGAAAAAGCATCTCTATTGTTTACTGAGGACCCGGTGTTCTTAGAAGAGTATGCCTATTTCCTCATCGAGGAAGGTGAGCAGAAGAAAGCGAAGATCATTCTGCAGAATCTTTTATCAGAAAACCCTGAACGAGATGATATTGAGGATGTTTTAAACCGACTGGAAGATTTTTAA
- the hisC gene encoding histidinol-phosphate transaminase, with the protein MQPKQQLLSLKPYKPGKPVEEVKRELGLEKIVKLASNENPYGCSDLAKEKINEELSQLHVYPDGYSAELREKLSNQLQVKQEQIIFGNGSDEVVQILCRAYLSPETNTVMAAPTFPQYRHNAVIEGAEVKEVQLVEGNHDLDAMLQAIDQDTRIVWLCNPNNPTGNYIPESEFVSFMEKVPSDVVVVSDEAYYEYVSAADYPNTLDYLDKYPNLVILRTFSKAHGLAALRIGYGVAKSSIIQSIEPAREPFNTSRIAQAAAIGALEDDTFIRECKEKNRKGLETFYAFCDEKGLLYYPSEANFILIDVKSDADQAFDYLLRKGYIVRSGSALGFPTMIRVTIGEEEQNKEIIEHLGAYIDSIVEKVN; encoded by the coding sequence ATGCAGCCGAAACAGCAGTTGTTATCGTTAAAACCTTACAAACCAGGTAAACCAGTAGAAGAAGTGAAACGTGAACTAGGTCTAGAGAAAATCGTGAAACTCGCTTCAAATGAGAACCCTTATGGTTGCTCTGACCTTGCAAAAGAGAAAATAAATGAAGAGTTATCACAACTTCACGTTTATCCAGACGGTTATTCAGCTGAACTTAGAGAAAAACTCTCGAATCAACTTCAAGTGAAGCAAGAACAGATCATTTTTGGAAACGGATCAGATGAAGTCGTACAAATTCTTTGTCGTGCATATCTTTCACCTGAAACGAATACCGTGATGGCAGCGCCTACTTTCCCGCAATACAGACATAATGCTGTTATTGAAGGAGCTGAGGTGAAAGAGGTTCAGCTGGTCGAAGGCAACCATGATCTAGATGCTATGCTTCAAGCAATTGATCAAGATACGAGAATCGTCTGGCTTTGCAACCCGAACAACCCGACTGGAAACTATATCCCAGAGTCAGAGTTTGTAAGTTTTATGGAAAAAGTTCCGTCTGATGTAGTCGTAGTGAGTGACGAAGCTTATTATGAATATGTATCAGCTGCTGATTATCCAAACACACTAGATTACTTGGATAAGTATCCGAATCTAGTGATCTTAAGAACGTTCTCAAAAGCTCATGGACTAGCTGCGCTTCGGATTGGTTATGGAGTCGCTAAGTCTTCTATCATCCAGTCTATCGAGCCTGCTAGAGAGCCTTTCAACACATCCCGAATCGCTCAAGCTGCAGCGATCGGAGCATTGGAAGATGATACGTTTATTAGAGAATGCAAAGAGAAGAACAGAAAAGGTCTTGAAACGTTTTATGCATTTTGTGATGAAAAGGGATTGTTGTACTATCCTTCTGAAGCAAACTTTATTTTGATAGACGTTAAATCTGATGCTGATCAAGCGTTTGATTATCTTCTGCGTAAGGGATATATTGTGCGTTCAGGAAGTGCGTTAGGTTTTCCTACTATGATCCGTGTGACGATCGGTGAAGAAGAACAGAACAAAGAGATCATCGAACACTTAGGGGCGTACATTGACTCTATTGTAGAGAAAGTTAATTAA
- a CDS encoding ReoY family proteolytic degradation factor, which translates to MSSTVSVLEKKDFIKWFLNHYQLKKRECVWLLNYLVSDDQLMEKVHFVEKAEYCPKAIIMSTQCTDGVPFRFYKQNVLTTDAEKSFHDIRLNQEEEIYLELNFNASRLTPEYASVLEENPHLPQNMSMDKKYGIWAEMVLEKSIETYRKNDIMAKIDAALDQKDYDSFTKWTNELKNLEKQPS; encoded by the coding sequence ATGAGCAGCACCGTTTCGGTCCTTGAAAAAAAGGATTTTATCAAATGGTTCCTTAATCATTATCAGTTAAAGAAGCGCGAATGTGTTTGGTTATTAAACTATTTAGTTAGTGATGACCAACTGATGGAGAAGGTACATTTTGTAGAGAAAGCTGAATATTGTCCAAAGGCCATAATCATGTCAACTCAATGCACAGACGGAGTTCCATTCCGTTTTTACAAACAAAATGTTCTAACGACTGATGCCGAAAAATCATTTCATGACATCCGCTTAAACCAAGAAGAAGAGATCTATCTTGAACTTAATTTTAACGCATCACGTCTGACGCCCGAGTACGCTTCTGTATTAGAAGAAAACCCGCACTTACCTCAGAATATGTCGATGGACAAAAAGTACGGCATATGGGCGGAAATGGTATTAGAAAAGTCGATCGAAACCTATCGCAAGAATGATATCATGGCGAAGATCGATGCTGCACTAGATCAAAAGGATTATGACAGCTTTACAAAATGGACCAATGAACTAAAAAACTTAGAAAAACAGCCATCCTAG
- a CDS encoding YpiF family protein, which yields MKWKTKDADVFLKSGEYVDSILIPLTPVSFSHEFKSSVTMSEYTELLTSEIERQLHGRLFLSPNFTYVKNEGALELLISFLEHVKNSGHFKHIFLMTSDVYWKEFEQQLSGQLFWVPALPLETMDEKYKLEVIKEQVKPLFQLIFNDWQRSINS from the coding sequence ATGAAATGGAAAACAAAAGACGCAGATGTATTCTTGAAATCTGGTGAGTATGTGGACTCGATTCTAATTCCGTTGACACCAGTGAGTTTCTCTCACGAGTTCAAATCGAGCGTGACAATGTCTGAGTATACGGAGCTCTTAACGTCAGAGATCGAGCGTCAGCTTCATGGCAGATTGTTTTTATCACCTAATTTTACATATGTTAAGAATGAAGGAGCTCTTGAACTATTAATTAGTTTCTTAGAACACGTAAAAAACTCGGGACATTTCAAACATATTTTTCTGATGACGAGTGATGTGTATTGGAAGGAGTTCGAGCAGCAACTCTCAGGTCAATTATTTTGGGTACCCGCTCTGCCGCTTGAAACAATGGACGAGAAGTATAAACTAGAAGTGATAAAAGAGCAGGTAAAACCCTTGTTTCAGCTAATTTTCAACGATTGGCAGAGGAGTATAAATTCGTAA
- a CDS encoding ubiquinol-cytochrome c reductase iron-sulfur subunit, with product MSKEDISRRQFLNYTLTGVGGFMAAGMLMPMVRFALDPILKEGTDQELVAVTSMEEIANEPKRFDFKIKQKDGWYESDVTQSAWVYKAKNGDIIALSPICKHLGCTVDWNTDPSHPNQFFCPCHLGRYTKDGTNVKGTAPLAPLDVYDSQVKDGKLYLGKAKPRKGA from the coding sequence ATGTCAAAGGAAGATATTTCAAGACGTCAGTTCTTAAACTACACATTAACTGGCGTAGGCGGATTTATGGCTGCCGGCATGCTTATGCCAATGGTCCGTTTCGCCCTTGATCCGATTTTGAAAGAGGGAACAGATCAAGAATTGGTAGCGGTTACGAGCATGGAAGAGATCGCTAACGAACCAAAGCGTTTCGATTTTAAAATCAAACAAAAAGATGGCTGGTACGAGTCTGATGTCACTCAATCTGCCTGGGTTTATAAAGCGAAGAATGGTGATATTATCGCACTTTCTCCAATCTGTAAACATCTAGGTTGTACGGTAGACTGGAATACAGATCCATCGCACCCTAACCAGTTCTTCTGTCCTTGCCACTTAGGCCGTTATACGAAGGATGGAACTAATGTTAAGGGAACTGCACCTCTTGCACCGCTTGATGTATATGACAGCCAGGTGAAAGATGGAAAGCTTTATTTAGGAAAGGCAAAACCAAGAAAGGGGGCGTAA